A genomic stretch from Macadamia integrifolia cultivar HAES 741 unplaced genomic scaffold, SCU_Mint_v3 scaffold3691, whole genome shotgun sequence includes:
- the LOC122068318 gene encoding protein NONRESPONDING TO OXYLIPINS 2, mitochondrial-like, which yields MASRCRSISRPAQNFLKSAMNKPSGKSIPSTRSRLLSPTFPRLPSEMGGVLSLLPFHSAVSSARLTSCLGMDLSCRSRSQGMLCRANPGV from the exons ATGGCGTCTAGATGTCGATCGATCTCAAGACCTGCTCAAAACTTCCTGAAATCGGCCATGAATAAACCCAGCGGCAAATCCATTCCGTCAACGCGAAGTCGTCTCTTGTCTCCTACCTTTCCAAG GTTACCTTCTGAGATGGGTGGTGTCCTATCTCTTCTCCCCTTTCACAGCGCAGTTTCTTCGGCTCGTCTCACATCGTGTCTCGGCATGGACTTGAGTTGTAGATCCCGGTCTCAGGGTATGCTCTGCCGTGCAAATCCTGGAGTTTGA